The following DNA comes from Vigna radiata var. radiata cultivar VC1973A chromosome 4, Vradiata_ver6, whole genome shotgun sequence.
ATTAAACATAGGACTCGTACATAACCTATTTTTGTCTATGTTGCTGACACGTATGTTtcattaatatgtttaatgaagGAATACAATGCAAGTATTGAGCATTATTGGTCCCCATTACTAGTAGAATCAAACTCAGATGACCCAGTAAACCATAGGGTACCAGAACGCACAGTGAGAGTAAACGCCATAGAAAAGCATGCCAAGTACTGGACTGATGCAGACTTTCTGGTTTTTAACACTTATCTGTGGTGGAGAAGACCACTTATGAATGTTCTGTAAGTGCAGCAGTTAACCTAACCATCATTCCTTTCATCAACTTGAATGTCAACTGCTCCAATTTCAATTCCAACACAACATAACGTGATTTTACTGTATTCATCACTAAATCAAGCTTGCATGCATCCAACTTCggaaattgattttgattgtgACAAATTTACAAGCAGGTGGGGGTCGTTTGGAGACCCAGATGGTGTCTACAAAAAGGTTAAAATGTTGAGAGTCTATGAAATGGCCCTTAGGACCTGGTCTGATTGGTTGGAAGTGCATGTCAATCGTAAGAAGACCCAATTGTTTTTCGTTAGCATGTCACCTATTCATACAAGGTACCTCAGGTTACAATATTTCTTGAGTCAAAGTAAAAACCACTCATGATCAAGCTAGCATCACTGTGCCACTAATTTTTTCTAGATATAAACAATCATTAACCAAACATATAAGCAAGATATATCGTAGAAAACCTTAAAACTTGACTTCTATATACTCCAAAATTTTACTATCATTCAGACATCTTCAAAGGATGAGCTTAAAGTAAACAAGTATAAGTTGAGTTAATATCCTCTACTTAACAGTAAGAAACTTCTTATTAATAACCCTAACAAAAAACTGAAGTTGTACAATCAcctttgaaattaaaaaaaaaaaaaaaattcctttattAAGTTTGACCAGAAAGTTACTCTTCACCAGCTCTTGTGAACATCCCCTTACCTACAAACGCCAAATATGCATATAAGTGCAGTGCATAACTGTAAATTACttttgtaattgaaaaaaataatgcagGGCTGAGGAATGGGGAGCAGATAATGGTAACAATTGTTACAACGAAACAGATATGATTACAGAAGAGGGGTATTGGGGGCAGGATTCTGATCCTAAAATGATGCAGGTGGTGGagaatgtggttgatgatttGAAAGCAAGAGGTTTGAGTGTTCAAATATTGAACATCACACAGCTCTCAGAATACAGGAAAGAAGGACACCCATCTATCTACAGGAAGCAGTGGTATCCTCTAACCAAAGAGCAAATTGCAAACCCAAAAAGTTATGCAGATTGCATACATTGGTGCCTCCCTGGAGTTCCTGATGTGTGGAATGAACTCCTTTATGCCTATATTTTCCATCAATAACATACAGTTACAGGATAACACGTATGTGTTGGAATTTTAgtgaaagtaaaattatatttattgttcgatcaataaaaatcaaattttgtatatacAACAATATTGAGGAttataaacactaaaaaaaatgcatttttgaTTTTGTACTTTCTATTTAACTTGGACTTAATCTTTATCCTTCCGGTCAAATTCACATCACTTCTCTTGCATGACACACCAAAAGCGTAATTACAAAAATCacctaattaattttaactcagtattgtatagattttttttaattgtcatCTGATCATTCGGTactaagtttaaaaaaaataacttttaatcatCAGATAGCAGGTTGATACGTTGTTTCTTCTAACACCACTAACTCAAATTACGGACAAGAAAGGGATAATGGACAGATAGTAAGAGAAAGGAATGGGTGCAAACATCATAGATCAATgtcctgaaaataaaaataaatacgaCCTAAAAAGCAATTAGCATTACTAAGAAACACAATGCTTAAAGTTTGAACTTTGAAAGAAATTTCGGACATTTTTTTGAAGTCTATT
Coding sequences within:
- the LOC106759013 gene encoding protein trichome birefringence-like 34 isoform X3, with protein sequence MNLIHYTKRSSAASCQKKWLARHLEGRTLVTRIGDGNLTIVIFQALLERLRNKRLVFVGDSLIRGQWVSMVCLVDSILPKTLKSMHSTANASLNIFKAKEYNASIEHYWSPLLVESNSDDPVNHRVPERTVRVNAIEKHAKYWTDADFLVFNTYLWWRRPLMNVLWGSFGDPDGVYKKVKMLRVYEMALRTWSDWLEVHVNRKKTQLFFVSMSPIHTRAEEWGADNGNNCYNETDMITEEGYWGQDSDPKMMQVVENVVDDLKARGLSVQILNITQLSEYRKEGHPSIYRKQWYPLTKEQIANPKSYADCIHWCLPGVPDVWNELLYAYIFHQ
- the LOC106759013 gene encoding protein trichome birefringence-like 34 isoform X1, with amino-acid sequence MKMAKTHQMVVEGSLWGIRNTFCSSVIILATLIVATTIYLRKDRGHLFIEISPPTDSSSSQCNLFSGKWVFDNESYPLYKEKQCSFMSEEVACETFGRKDLSYQNWRWQPHHCDLPRFNATALLERLRNKRLVFVGDSLIRGQWVSMVCLVDSILPKTLKSMHSTANASLNIFKAKEYNASIEHYWSPLLVESNSDDPVNHRVPERTVRVNAIEKHAKYWTDADFLVFNTYLWWRRPLMNVLWGSFGDPDGVYKKVKMLRVYEMALRTWSDWLEVHVNRKKTQLFFVSMSPIHTRAEEWGADNGNNCYNETDMITEEGYWGQDSDPKMMQVVENVVDDLKARGLSVQILNITQLSEYRKEGHPSIYRKQWYPLTKEQIANPKSYADCIHWCLPGVPDVWNELLYAYIFHQ
- the LOC106759013 gene encoding protein trichome birefringence-like 34 isoform X2; protein product: MKMAKTHQMVVEGSLWGIRNTFCSSVIILATLIVATTIYLRKDRGHLFIEISPPTDSSSSQCNLFSGKWVFDNESYPLYKEKQCSFMSEEVACETFGRKDLSYQNWRWQPHHCDLPRFNATALLERLRNKRLVFVGDSLIRGQWVSMVCLVDSILPKTLKSMHSTANASLNIFKAKEYNASIEHYWSPLLVESNSDDPVNHRVPERTVRVNAIEKHAKYWTDADFLVFNTYLWWRRPLMNVLAEEWGADNGNNCYNETDMITEEGYWGQDSDPKMMQVVENVVDDLKARGLSVQILNITQLSEYRKEGHPSIYRKQWYPLTKEQIANPKSYADCIHWCLPGVPDVWNELLYAYIFHQ